The genomic stretch GCTAGCAGGTGAAACAAGACCGAACAGtagatcttcctcctctcactcttcGACATGTGGAGCTTCTCCCACTGCAAGGAGGGAGAAAGTGGATGCTGGTTGGTGTAGTTACAGACAGGATGCTACtgtttatatgcatgtgtgtgtgtgtgggtgtgtgagcccACCGAGCGCAAAGGTTTGAGCTTGGTCTCCATCACGAAGTCGAACTTGCAGAGCTCGCAGCAGCGGGTGTCGGAGGATTTGATCCACTGGTTGAGGCAGCCCTGGTGGACGAAGCTCAGGCTGCCCGTGCAGCGACAAGGCATTATCAACGGACAGTCGTCGTCGCCCTCACAGTGGCAGATCCTGCGCAGGAAATAGTGCACGCACATTTACCCTCCGCCTCACAAAAGTGCTGCAGCCGGCCAACAGCTGGCACCTGTGCGGCCACACTCCTCTGTCGATGCGCACTAACCTGCAGACCTCCATCTCAGAGTCATCAGAATAGTGCATGGGTGCACTTCCGTTCATACCACAGGGTTTCTGAGGGGTGGGCACCGACAAGTCCCCACCTCCTGACCCCTTCTCCTGGTATTTCTTAGTGATGAGCTCCTCGCCGTCCTCAGCCAGCGAGGAGCTGTCTTCGGGGCTGAGGGACTTGCAGCTGTTCTTTGTTCCGCTCTGTGAGCTCCCACCGTCTCTCTTGGCTGAGGCTTGGCTGTTGTGCCTCCTCTTCAGccctcccgtctcctccaccACGCGCCCGTTCTCGTTCCCCTCGTCCGATTCCACCGACTGCAGCGCCATGACCTCTGTTTTCTCGTCCTCTTCTTTAACCTCGTCCGGGCCGTCCCGTTCTCGGCTGCTTCCGCTCCGGCGTCGCACCCTCCGGGCCTTCTCTTTGCTCCAGCTCCGGGACTCGCGCCGGGCCTCTTCCTCTGACGTGGAGTCGCTCTGTGGGGCTCCGCTGCAGCGGAGGCGAGGGGGGAGCTCTCTCCGGTTCCTGGAGGTCCGCTCCCTCTTCTCCCCATGCTCGCTGCGGTCAGAACTGGGGCTTCGGTCGCTGCGGTCAGTCCTGTCAGTCTGCTCCTGTTTAGATTCCACGCACTCAGCGGCAGAGCAGATGCTCCTCTTACGCCGGTGACGCCGTTTCACCTGCTTCTTCTGTGACCCCCGACTGGTGCCGGTGACAGTCACAGCAGAGTGGGCGTGCTTATTTGGTTTTCTTGACTCAgcctccttttttaaatgggCCAGGTGGCCAgaactgaacacaaacacagacacacacatacacacagatggAAACAAGTAGAAATAAGGAAATGAGATGGACACAACATGACTATAGCAACATAACGTAAACCAGTGCAGTGAAGGTGAGTAGTTCCCCATTTGTGTATTCATCTTAAAACGTCTttttgaagggaaaaaaaacttcaaaAGTGACGCTACAACAATAAACACAACCTTGTATGACCATAGAGAGACAAAATGAGATGATGAACAGTGAGCGCTGTAATGGACCCACACCGACTGGCCATTACATCAGATGAAGCATCCTTCTGCATCTTTCCAGAATTTCTTGGTGGTGCCGTTGGATTTCTCGCTCCACTTTAATTTGGACAAAACCCT from Takifugu flavidus isolate HTHZ2018 chromosome 6, ASM371156v2, whole genome shotgun sequence encodes the following:
- the marchf1 gene encoding E3 ubiquitin-protein ligase MARCHF7 isoform X1, yielding MPVQQITVVPAREATGHGKGSPYSKDSAEGRKTPGRSGSRSSNISKASNSGLTTATRVSISPSTQDICSSGHLAHLKKEAESRKPNKHAHSAVTVTGTSRGSQKKQVKRRHRRKRSICSAAECVESKQEQTDRTDRSDRSPSSDRSEHGEKRERTSRNRRELPPRLRCSGAPQSDSTSEEEARRESRSWSKEKARRVRRRSGSSRERDGPDEVKEEDEKTEVMALQSVESDEGNENGRVVEETGGLKRRHNSQASAKRDGGSSQSGTKNSCKSLSPEDSSSLAEDGEELITKKYQEKGSGGGDLSVPTPQKPCGMNGSAPMHYSDDSEMEVCRICHCEGDDDCPLIMPCRCTGSLSFVHQGCLNQWIKSSDTRCCELCKFDFVMETKLKPLRSWEKLHMSKSERRKIYCSVLFHLLAIVCMLWSVYVLVKRTAEEIRLGKNEELWRVSLLKYHTPEGKPSSVHATIMALHSSSCRLTHRCLCLGPDAGVLEWPFWTKLIVVAIGFTGGLIFMYIQCKVYLQLWRRLKAFNRIITVQNCPEKGLHSSQARTSATTISRHETVEVPVSPAPVPAPETQVDSDTSVEGTAAPVQNPV
- the marchf1 gene encoding E3 ubiquitin-protein ligase MARCHF7 isoform X3, with translation MPVQQITVVPAREATGHGKGSPYSKDSAEGRKTPGRSGSRSSNISKASNSGLTTATRVSISPSTQDICSSGHLAHLKKEAESRKPNKHAHSAVTVTGTSRGSQKKQVKRRHRRKRSICSAAECVESKQEQTDRTDRSDRSPSSDRSEHGEKRERTSRNRRELPPRLRCSGAPQSDSTSEEEARRESRSWSKEKARRVRRRSGSSRERDGPDEVKEEDEKTEVMALQSVESDEGNENGRVVEETGGLKRRHNSQASAKRDGGSSQSGTKNSCKSLSPEDSSSLAEDGEELITKKYQEKGSGGGDLSVPTPQKPCGMNGSAPMHYSDDSEMEVCRICHCEGDDDCPLIMPCRCTGSLSFVHQGCLNQWIKSSDTRCCELCKFDFVMETKLKPLRSWEKLHMSKSERRKIYCSVLFHLLAIVCMLWSVYVLVKRTAEEIRLGKNGVLEWPFWTKLIVVAIGFTGGLIFMYIQCKVYLQLWRRLKAFNRIITVQNCPEKGLHSSQARTSATTISRHETVEVPVSPAPVPAPETQVDSDTSVEGTAAPVQNPV
- the marchf1 gene encoding E3 ubiquitin-protein ligase MARCHF7 isoform X2, with protein sequence MPVQQITVVPAREATGHGKGSPYSKDSAEGRKTPGRSGSRSSNISKASNSGLTTATRVSISPSTQDICSSGHLAHLKKEAESRKPNKHAHSAVTVTGTSRGSQKKQVKRRHRRKRSICSAAECVESKQEQTDRTDRSDRSPSSDRSEHGEKRERTSRNRRELPPRLRCSGAPQSDSTSEEEARRESRSWSKEKARRVRRRSGSSRERDGPDEVKEEDEKTEVMALQSVESDEGNENGRVVEETGGLKRRHNSQASAKRDGGSSQSGTKNSCKSLSPEDSSSLAEDGEELITKKYQEKGSGGGDLSVPTPQKPCGMNGSAPMHYSDDSEMEVCRICHCEGDDDCPLIMPCRCTGSLSFVHQGCLNQWIKSSDTRCCELCKFDFVMETKLKPLRSWEKLHMSKSERRKIYCSVLFHLLAIVCMLWSVYVLVKRTAEEIRLGKNEELWRVSLLKYHTPEGVLEWPFWTKLIVVAIGFTGGLIFMYIQCKVYLQLWRRLKAFNRIITVQNCPEKGLHSSQARTSATTISRHETVEVPVSPAPVPAPETQVDSDTSVEGTAAPVQNPV